A genome region from Meriones unguiculatus strain TT.TT164.6M chromosome 2, Bangor_MerUng_6.1, whole genome shotgun sequence includes the following:
- the Lrrc31 gene encoding leucine-rich repeat-containing protein 31 produces MKTEKVERRKICFTGLTVCCFSEILENRKHQEAVLLRKATFNLTVREMRKKSSSAGEAKPRVYLPTNSSEAQKSGPPKAESRKEKHDLKTEPWPSDRPQKVSSLDTGCLAAVFHYFYKLKSNMEDNDRFPKNLCREAVDLNSCRLTAAEAQETAVFLPFLSDLEELDVSWNDFVSGTLHSLTQQMHLVSNLKVLRLSSCRLTTEDLQILGDALEMIPELEELSLSWNSKVGGKLPQVLHTFQKGSKIRTLELMDCALTSQDGMFVGHLLPKLQSLEVFDLSINRNIGSSLDIIAQGLKGTSGLKVLRLHACGLTRESVRILDDAFASLDVLETLDLSCNKDLGGGFEDVPARLALLKQLEVLDLHQCSLTAEDVSSLTRIIPLLSNLQELDLSSNRKVGGSSANLLSRLRFIPALKSLLINSCSLETETFAALAEASVYLPALEMLNLSWNKCVGGRLELLLPTLELSRSLRVLRLSSCSLVTEDLVLLASVIQTGHLAKLQMLDLSYNDSICDAGWDVFCRSLCFLKNLTELDISLRPSSSRDCARWFRCLLCAVTQLPLITEIEMRRWVIPASQEEELECYIQDHRRDLHFEHGGLQWAAP; encoded by the exons ATGAAAACAGAGAAGGTTGAGAGAAGGAAAATATGTTTTACGGGCTTGACGGTCTGTTGCTTCTCAGAAATTCTTGAAAACAGAAAGCATCAGGAAGCCGTCCTGCTGAGAAAGGCCACATTCAACTTGACCGTGAgggaaatgaggaagaaaagCTCATCGGCCGGAGAAGCTAAACCCAGAGTTTATTTGCCAACAAACTCTTCAGAGGCTCAAAAGTCAGGTCCTCCAAAGGCTGAAAGTAGAAAAGAGAAACATGACCTTAAAACTGAACCCTGGCCCAGCGACAGGCCTCAGAAAGTGTCCAGCTTGGACACGGGCTGTTTGGCTgctgtttttcattatttttat AAACTGAAATCCAATATGGAAGACAATGACCGGTTCCCGAAGAACCTGTGCAGAGAGGCTGTGGACTTGAACAGCTGCAGATTAACAGCAGCAGAGGCGCAGGAAACAG cTGTTTTTCTGCCTTTCCTCTCAGACTTGGAAGAACTGGACGTTTCCTGGAATGATTTCGTCAGCGGAACCCTCCATTCGCTCACTCAGCAAATGCATCTTGTCAGCAACTTAAAAGTCCTGAGGCTGAGTAGCTGCAGACTCACCACTGAGGACCTTCAAATACTGG GAGATGCTCTTGAAATGATTCCTGAACTTGAAGAACTGAGTTTGTCCTGGAACAGCAAAGTGGGAGGGAAGCTGCCTCAAGTTCTCCATACATTCCAAAAGGGGAGCAAGATTCGAACTCTTGAACTTATGGACTGTGCCCTCACATCACAGGATGGAATGTTTGTGG GTCACCTGCTGCCAAAGCTGCAGAGCCTTGAAGTGTTTGACCTTTCCATTAACAGAAACATTGGCAGCAGTCTAGACATCATAGCGCAGGGGCTAAAAGGTACCTCAGGCCTGAAGGTATTGAGGTTGCATGCCTGTGGATTAACCAGAGAGAGCGTCAGAATACTGG ATGATGCTTTTGCATCGTTGGATGTGCTGGAGACACTGGATCTCTCCTGCAACAAGGACCTGGGTGGAGGCTTTGAGGACGTGCCTGCTCGGCTGGCCTTACTGAAGCAGCTAGAAGTCCTAGACCTTCACCAGTGCTCGCTCACAGCAGAAGATGTGTCATCACTGA CTCGGATTATTCCTTTACTCTCAAACCTTCAAGAACTGGATTTGTCATCCAACAGAAAGGTAGGCGGCTCCTCTGCAAACCTCCTCAGCAGGCTTCGATTCATACCAGCCCTGAAGTCCCTGCTTATCAACAGCTGTTCTTTGGAAACTGAGACTTTCGCAGCCCTTG CAGAAGCGTCTGTTTACCTTCCTGCCCTGGAGATGCTCAACCTTTCCTGGAATAAGTGTGTTGGTGGGAGGCTGGAGCTGCTTCTACCAACGCTAGAGCTGTCACGGTCACTCCGGGTGCTGAGGCTGAGCAGCTGCTCCCTAGTGACAGAGGACTTGGTTCTTCTGG CCTCAGTCATACAGACAGGCCATTTAGCCAAGCTGCAGATGCTTGACCTGAGCTACAATGACAGCATCTGTGATGCGGGATGGGACGTCTTCTGCCGAAGTCTCTGCTTCCTTAAAAACTTAACTGAACTAGACATCAGCCTTCGGCCATCAAGTTCCCGGGATTGTGCGCGGTGGTTTAGGTGTTTACTGTGTGCTGTGACCCAGCTTCCTTTGATCACTGAGATAGAGATGAGAAGATGGGTCATCCCAGCCTCACAGGAGGAAGAACTAGAATGCTACATTCAGGACCACAGAAGGGACCTTCACTTTGAGCATGGTGGGCTTCAGTGGGCTGCTCCCTAA